One Candidatus Acididesulfobacter guangdongensis genomic window carries:
- a CDS encoding hydroxylamine reductase: MIMFCFQCEETLDSTGCIKSGVCGKTGEVSNLQDLLIYDLKGIAFWMSRAKAAGKTIDSEDYLFLLQGLFTTVTNVNFDPERIVALINKSLEIRDKYRVKTLSNMNRQNNDEKDRTGISNNFSDDVSFSAAISAATPDCAVWEPLSRTIESYNSKAESVGIKNPSDDLVSLSELLMYGLKGMAAYAYHAYVLNYADSSINDFIVKALNYLAEQQKWNADGLLGLVMECGENGVKVMELLDRANTTHYGEPVPTKVLNGTKKGKSILISGHDLFELEELLKQTQGKNVNVYTHGEMLPSHAYPYFKQFSNFIGNYGGAWWEQQREFSNFNGPIVMTTNCIQKPLDKYKNRIFTTDMVAMPGVKHIDNHDFSEVIKAAVESEDTPEDITGEIDTGFAHNTLVSSAETILNLVKAGKIKNFVVMAGCDSSDKERSYYSDLAKGLPDDSIILTAGCAKYRYNRLGLGDIEGLPRVIDAGQCNDSYSLVVAALKLKEALKLNDINELPIFYEIAWYEQKAVLVLLALLYLGVKNIRLGYKLPAFLTPNVVNILVEKFNIMGVSSLEESLGYIGANAAV; encoded by the coding sequence ATTATCATGTTTTGTTTTCAATGTGAAGAAACTTTAGATTCAACCGGATGCATAAAAAGCGGAGTGTGCGGAAAAACCGGAGAGGTATCAAATCTGCAGGATTTACTGATTTATGACCTGAAAGGCATCGCTTTCTGGATGTCAAGGGCAAAAGCAGCCGGAAAAACGATTGACAGCGAAGATTATCTGTTTCTTTTACAGGGATTGTTTACAACGGTAACTAATGTAAATTTCGACCCTGAAAGAATAGTTGCGCTTATAAATAAATCACTAGAAATAAGAGACAAGTATAGAGTTAAAACGCTCAGCAATATGAATAGGCAAAATAACGATGAAAAAGACAGAACAGGTATTTCAAACAATTTTTCCGATGACGTTTCTTTTTCAGCTGCAATTTCAGCTGCAACGCCTGATTGCGCAGTATGGGAACCGTTAAGCAGGACTATTGAATCGTATAATAGCAAAGCCGAATCGGTCGGCATTAAAAATCCTTCCGATGATTTAGTCTCATTGAGCGAACTCTTAATGTACGGTTTAAAAGGAATGGCGGCTTATGCTTATCACGCTTATGTTTTAAACTATGCAGACAGTTCGATTAATGATTTTATCGTAAAAGCTTTAAACTATCTTGCAGAACAGCAAAAATGGAATGCCGACGGGCTGCTCGGTCTTGTTATGGAATGCGGCGAAAACGGCGTAAAGGTTATGGAATTATTAGATAGAGCAAATACGACGCACTACGGCGAACCTGTTCCGACGAAAGTCCTTAACGGAACTAAAAAAGGGAAATCGATATTAATCAGCGGTCATGATTTATTTGAACTTGAGGAATTGCTGAAACAGACGCAGGGGAAAAACGTTAACGTATATACTCACGGGGAGATGCTTCCGTCGCATGCGTATCCTTATTTTAAACAGTTTAGTAATTTTATCGGCAATTACGGCGGCGCATGGTGGGAGCAGCAGAGGGAGTTCAGCAATTTTAACGGTCCAATCGTTATGACTACAAACTGTATTCAAAAACCTTTAGATAAGTATAAAAATCGTATCTTTACAACAGATATGGTTGCTATGCCCGGTGTCAAGCACATAGATAATCATGATTTTTCTGAAGTTATTAAAGCTGCAGTTGAATCTGAAGATACTCCTGAAGATATAACAGGAGAAATAGACACGGGTTTTGCGCACAATACATTAGTCAGTTCTGCGGAAACTATACTTAATTTAGTTAAGGCGGGGAAGATTAAAAATTTTGTAGTTATGGCAGGATGCGATTCAAGCGACAAGGAAAGAAGCTATTACAGCGACCTGGCAAAAGGTTTGCCCGACGATTCGATAATACTGACCGCCGGCTGCGCAAAATACAGATATAACAGACTGGGTCTCGGCGATATAGAAGGTCTGCCGAGGGTTATAGATGCCGGACAGTGCAATGATTCCTATTCGTTAGTCGTTGCGGCTCTTAAACTCAAAGAGGCTCTGAAATTAAACGATATTAACGAGTTACCTATATTTTACGAAATTGCGTGGTATGAACAGAAAGCTGTTTTAGTACTTCTTGCGCTGCTGTACCTCGGAGTGAAAAACATAAGGCTGGGGTATAAACTGCCGGCTTTTTTGACCCCTAACGTTGTAAATATATTAGTTGAAAAATTTAATATAATGGGCGTGTCAAGCTTGGAGGAAAGCCTCGGTTATATAGGAGCAAACGCTGCAGTCTAA